A region from the uncultured Holophaga sp. genome encodes:
- a CDS encoding Tex-like N-terminal domain-containing protein → MELVVDRICQELSLPRAGVAAVVGLLNEGNTVPFIARYRKEATGSLDEVAIRAVEDRVAYFKELLERRETVLKTIDKQGKLTSELKDRIESTWSKTELEDLYLPYKPKKRTKATDARERGLEPLLDALLADTTGADPLMLAASYVKEDQEGTQTPSQCVEGAGHILAERLAEDADVRAWLREAFFEHGTLVSTLREERKDGQEALRFKSYWDYKEAIKKMPAHRILAVRRGEKEEILSVKLLVERESLVTQLVSRVKVESASGFRRSLHDVCGDAFDRLLAPTLETDVRVEAKKKADAEAIKVFQTNLDHLLLAPPAGQMCTLGVDPGIRTGCKLAVINRLGQFMETATIYPLEPKRDFEGSRAVLEAIATKYPLEAIAVGNGTGGREAESFVRQWLRDSGREGVICVSVSEAGASVYSASEVAREEFPEQDVTVRGAISIARRFQDPLAELVKVEPKSIGVGQYQHDVNQTALKKSLDEVVESCVNRVGVDLNSASYKLLAYVAGIGETLAKNIINYRFEHGAFLHREQLMAVPRFGEKAFLQSAGFLRIRDGENPLDASAVHPEAYPVVQRICQLTGKTIPELVGNEAVLAGLDPKLFVDERFGLETVTDIIAELRKPGRDPRQRFEAVQFLEGVNKPSDLEPGMELPGIVTNVTDFGAFVDVGVHQDGLVHLSEISHSYIKTPADSLTVGQSVKVKVLNVDLQAKRISLSIKALLPVPAGQARSEHARPQGGRPRRPEGQEGRPERGPKREGQREARRPDAKRPEARRPDARRPDTKRPDARQSDSKGASLDDLLAKFNKGLR, encoded by the coding sequence GTGGAGTTGGTTGTCGATCGCATCTGCCAGGAGCTCTCTCTGCCTCGTGCGGGGGTGGCCGCGGTGGTCGGGCTCTTGAACGAAGGCAACACGGTGCCCTTCATTGCCCGGTACCGCAAGGAAGCCACCGGTAGTCTCGATGAGGTGGCCATCCGGGCCGTCGAGGACCGGGTTGCCTACTTCAAGGAACTGTTGGAGCGACGGGAGACCGTCCTCAAGACCATCGACAAGCAGGGGAAGCTCACCTCCGAGCTGAAGGACCGCATCGAGTCCACTTGGTCCAAGACTGAGCTTGAGGATCTCTACCTCCCCTACAAGCCCAAGAAGCGCACGAAGGCCACAGACGCCCGGGAACGGGGTCTGGAGCCCCTGCTGGATGCCCTCCTTGCCGACACCACCGGCGCCGATCCCCTGATGCTGGCGGCCTCCTACGTCAAGGAGGACCAGGAGGGTACCCAGACCCCCTCCCAGTGCGTGGAGGGGGCGGGCCACATCCTGGCCGAGCGTCTGGCGGAAGATGCCGATGTCCGGGCTTGGCTGCGCGAGGCCTTCTTCGAGCACGGCACCCTGGTCTCCACCCTGCGGGAGGAGCGCAAGGACGGCCAGGAGGCCCTGCGCTTCAAGTCCTACTGGGACTACAAGGAGGCCATCAAGAAGATGCCCGCTCACCGCATCCTGGCCGTGCGCCGGGGCGAGAAGGAGGAGATCCTCTCGGTCAAGCTCCTCGTGGAGCGAGAGAGCCTGGTGACCCAGTTGGTGTCCCGGGTCAAGGTGGAAAGCGCCTCCGGCTTCCGGCGGAGCCTTCATGATGTCTGCGGGGACGCTTTCGACCGCCTCCTAGCCCCCACCCTTGAGACCGATGTGCGGGTCGAGGCCAAGAAGAAGGCCGATGCCGAGGCCATCAAGGTGTTCCAGACCAACCTGGACCACCTCCTGCTGGCCCCTCCTGCGGGCCAGATGTGCACCCTGGGGGTGGACCCCGGGATCCGCACCGGCTGCAAGCTGGCGGTGATCAACCGCCTGGGCCAGTTCATGGAGACCGCCACCATCTACCCCCTGGAGCCCAAGCGGGACTTCGAGGGCAGCCGGGCGGTCCTCGAGGCCATCGCCACCAAATACCCCCTGGAGGCCATCGCCGTGGGCAATGGTACCGGCGGGCGGGAGGCTGAGAGCTTCGTGCGCCAGTGGCTGCGGGACAGCGGGCGCGAGGGGGTCATCTGCGTCTCCGTGAGCGAGGCCGGAGCCTCGGTCTACAGTGCCAGTGAGGTGGCCCGCGAAGAGTTCCCGGAGCAGGATGTCACCGTGCGCGGGGCCATCTCCATCGCCCGGCGCTTCCAGGACCCCCTGGCCGAGCTGGTGAAGGTGGAGCCCAAGTCCATCGGCGTGGGCCAGTACCAGCACGATGTGAACCAGACGGCCCTCAAGAAGAGCCTGGACGAAGTGGTGGAGTCCTGCGTGAACCGCGTGGGGGTCGATCTCAACTCGGCCAGCTACAAGCTCCTGGCCTATGTGGCCGGCATCGGCGAGACCCTGGCCAAGAACATCATCAACTACCGATTCGAGCATGGGGCCTTCCTGCATCGGGAGCAGCTCATGGCGGTGCCCCGCTTCGGCGAGAAGGCCTTCCTGCAGTCCGCGGGCTTCCTGCGGATCCGGGACGGGGAGAACCCCCTGGACGCCAGCGCCGTGCACCCCGAGGCCTACCCCGTGGTCCAGCGCATCTGCCAGCTCACCGGGAAGACCATTCCTGAGCTGGTGGGCAACGAGGCCGTCCTCGCCGGGCTGGACCCCAAGCTCTTCGTGGATGAGCGCTTCGGTCTGGAAACGGTCACCGACATCATCGCCGAGCTGCGCAAGCCAGGGCGGGATCCCCGTCAGCGTTTCGAGGCCGTCCAGTTCCTGGAGGGCGTGAACAAGCCCTCTGACCTGGAGCCCGGCATGGAGCTCCCGGGAATCGTGACCAATGTGACGGACTTCGGCGCCTTCGTGGATGTCGGTGTCCACCAGGACGGCCTGGTCCACCTCTCCGAGATCAGCCACAGCTACATCAAGACCCCGGCTGATTCCCTCACGGTGGGGCAGTCCGTCAAGGTGAAGGTGCTGAACGTGGATCTGCAGGCCAAGCGTATCTCGCTTTCCATCAAGGCCCTGCTCCCCGTGCCGGCGGGTCAGGCACGCAGCGAGCATGCCCGGCCCCAGGGGGGGCGCCCCAGGCGTCCCGAGGGGCAGGAGGGCAGGCCGGAGCGGGGTCCCAAGAGAGAGGGGCAGCGGGAGGCCAGGCGTCCTGATGCCAAGCGCCCGGAAGCCCGGCGCCCGGATGCCCGGCGCCCGGATACCAAGCGGCCGGACGCCAGGCAGAGCGACTCCAAGGGGGCCAGTCTGGATGACCTTCTGGCCAAGTTCAACAAGGGGCTCCGGTGA